Within Candidatus Angelobacter sp., the genomic segment GCGGACGCCAATGATGCTGTGCGAAATTTTCCCGCGGTTGATGATGCAGCCGTCGGAAATGACGGCGTGGTCAATCTGCGCACCGTTGATTTTTGAGGCGGGCAGGAAGCGCGGCCGGGTGAAGATCGGCGCGCTCATGTCGAAGAAATTGAACCGGGGCAGCTCCGAGGTCACGTCAAGGTTCGCCTCGAAAAACGAACCGATGGTCCCGATGTCCTCCCAGTATCCCTGGAAAATGTAGGAAAAGACGCGATGGGTCTGAATGGCGCCGGGGATGATGTGCTTGCCGAAATCCGCATGGTTGTTGTCGAGCAGCTTGATCAGGATGTCGCGGTTGAACACGTAGATGCCCATCGAGGCCAGGAAAAGTTCGTCTTCGCCTTCGATGCCCAGTTTGGGGTACCAAGCCTTTTCCAGTTTCAAAGAGTCGAGCGCGGCCGGGTCTTTCGGCTTTTCGACGAAACGCGTGATGCGGCGCTCGGTGTTGATCTGCATGATGCCGAGCGATTGCGCCGGGTCGCGCGCGACGGGAATGGTCGCAATCGTCACGTCGGCGCCCGTCACCGCGTGCTGGGAAAGGATCTCGCGGAAGTCCATCCGGTAAAGCTGGTCGCCACTCAGAATGAGCGCGAAATCAAAATCGTGGTTCAGGAAGTGAAGGAGATTTTTGCGCACCGCGTCCGCCGTGCCCTGGTACCACGAGGCATCGGTGAACGTCTGTTCCGCCGCCAGGATTTCGACAAAACCACCCGAGAAATGGTCGAACTTGTAGGATTGCGAGATGTGCCGGTGCAGCGACGCGGAATTGAACTGCGTCAGCAGGTAAACGCGCCGGAGGTTGGAGTTGATGCAATTGGAAATCGGGATGTCCACCAACCGGTATTTGCCCGCCAGTGGCACGGCCGGCTTGGAACGCTCGCGTGTGAGGGGAAACAACCGCGTCCCCTGCCCCCCGCCCATGATGATGGAGAGAACGTTGCTGGTGTTGGCGGACATTCGCGCGCCATTGGACATGGTGAAATCCATTCTTGCGATTTGACGTGTTCCTTTTATACCCTGCGCCGACAGACAAGCGCAAGCAGCAAGCAGGCCCGGGACGAACCGATCATGATGCGACGAAAGTGCGGGCGCAAAATTGGATTCCTGACGGTTCCGCTTTTTGAACTCTTCATCACACTGTGAAACCTGATTTATGTGCGGCATCGTAGGCTACGTCGGCCGGCGCGAAGCGGGCCCCATTCTGGTCGAAGGACTGCGCCGCCTTGAATACCGGGGTTACGACAGCGCCGGTTTGAGCGTGCTGGACCGCGCCGTTCTCCAGACGCGAAAGAAAAAGGGGCGAATCGACGAAGGGCTGGGCGGCCTTCTTCAATCCCGGCCGGTTGCCGGCCAGCTCGGCGTCGGACACACGCGCTGGGCCACGCACGGTCCGCCCTCGGACGAGAACTCACATCCGCACCTCGATCAAACCGGTCACATCGCCGTCGTGCATAACGGTGTGATTGAGAATTTCGAACGTATCAAGGAACGCCTGGCCCAGACCGGGCACCAGTTTCAGTCCGACACCGACACCGAGGTCCTCGCCCACTTGATAGGCGAACATTATGGGCGCATCAAATCGTCCGGCGCACTCCCGGAAAAAGACGACGTCCCGCCGCTGGCACGGGCGGTCATGGCGGCGCTCAAGGAGGTCATCGGCACATACGG encodes:
- a CDS encoding glucose-1-phosphate adenylyltransferase; this translates as MDFTMSNGARMSANTSNVLSIIMGGGQGTRLFPLTRERSKPAVPLAGKYRLVDIPISNCINSNLRRVYLLTQFNSASLHRHISQSYKFDHFSGGFVEILAAEQTFTDASWYQGTADAVRKNLLHFLNHDFDFALILSGDQLYRMDFREILSQHAVTGADVTIATIPVARDPAQSLGIMQINTERRITRFVEKPKDPAALDSLKLEKAWYPKLGIEGEDELFLASMGIYVFNRDILIKLLDNNHADFGKHIIPGAIQTHRVFSYIFQGYWEDIGTIGSFFEANLDVTSELPRFNFFDMSAPIFTRPRFLPASKINGAQIDHAVISDGCIINRGKISHSIIGVRSMLNTGCEVNRTIMLGCDYYESHDSIQRHEAAGKPRIGIGHNTRVENAIIDKNARIGSDCVISPNGKPENVDHELYYIRDGIIIIPKNGIVPHGTVI